ttttagatagatagatagatagattgataGATGATTAATTAATCCCACAGGACATTATTGTGATATTTTGTGATATAAATACTTCTCATTTAGataaaagctatttttttccaGATCAGTCCATAATCGATCCATACTTACATGTACTCAGAAATACAGgtcaaaaaattaatttgtagaTTCTTCTAACTTATGAAACAATTCCTGCTTACCAGGAAGTAAATTCCAGAAAAGCAAAAGCTGTAACAGAACAACACAGCAATTCAGAGCGGCTTCAGGCTGcgatggcagtgccccacctgtcATTTAAACCTGTAACCCTCTGGGTCACAAGCGAGCTCTTTCATGGGGCGTTTTACCCATAATCCACACTAATATGCTGTCTTTGTCTTTCTTAAAGTATCAATACAACagtatttacaattttttttagatgtaaaataaaatgcttaaagGAAGGCAAAGTACAACAACAACTTCCAGTTCAGCTTACTAAGACTACAATccccataatgcatttattactcTTGTGGCTATGACCACATAAAAACCACAAGCAGTCTGGGAAAATGAGgttgtgaagaaaagaaaaaaattaatcatttgTAAACCTGAAATGAATGCTGATGTCATCATTGCATCAGTGATgtcatgaaattatttaataagtCTAGCAAGACTGCACATGTGCTCTggtctcccacaatgcacttggGTTCTCCAAACTTCCAACAGAAATGTTACAGGTAGAATAGTCATTCATACCCATAACTCTTCCAGCTATTTATTCAACCCAATGCGGCTTACAATGTTTACAGTGGTTTAAAAGGTGAAAGGTGTTTACAGTAGTTTAAAAGGTGAAAGATGTTTACAGTAGTTTAAAAGGTGAAAGGTGTTTACAGTAGTTTAAAAGGTGAAAGGTATTTACAGTAGTTTAAATGGTGAAAATGGGTGAATGGGTCATTTTGATTAAGGCACCATGCTGCAGTATTCACTGCAGatttaaatgctaaatgtgCTGTTTGACAAACTGGCCTGTACAGTATACCTACATTTACCTACATATAAACGCCATTACCATGATGCTCTGACAAATTCCACACATGGTAATGGTGGCAtccttcccataatgcacagaAGGCTGTGATTGTGCTTCAGAATCTGTGCTCACATGACCAGTGCACTACAGGAATCTATAAGCTTTACAGCCTGTTTCAGAAGATCCTCAGATACACGGCATTGGGTTGAATATTCCTGCTCTTATTTCACACAGAGAAGCTGTGTTCCTGAAGCAGGAGAGGAAAGTCCCACAGTGATCAGAGCTGTGTCACCAGACCAACTTTGCCCAGCCAGCTTCAGAACTTCAGCTTCAGGGATTCAGCTTCAgaacagcaagaaggtcctgggtttggatccagcctgggccttccTGCGTAGAGGttgtatgttctccccgtgtctgcatgggttccctctggtttcctcccacagtccaaagacatgcagtataggctgattggagactccaaatttCCCACAGGtaagaatgtgtgagtgaatggtgtgtgtgccctgcgatagattggcggcctgtccagggtctattcctgcctctcgcccaatgcacgctgggataggctccagcaccccctgcgaccctgcccaggataagggggtatagataatggatgtatgaatattcatttttaataaataataattaacaataaaataataataataaagagaaaTCAGTGTGAAGTTCTACACAGATAAAAGCAGATTTGTTCACggatttctgttttttgtgttgtacGATGAAATGTCAGGTAAAAGCATATCTAAGGGAGACTGTAATTAGGAtgcggttgccatggaaacacagtTACTGAGGGATGCACCTGGACCAGCACCAGAGGTTCTGCTGGATCACTGACAACTCAGGAGATGAACattgtgacagaaaaaaataaaacaatttgtccttttttatgaattcagcacttttatttcattttctgtctcaAATGACCGAGTGTTTTCTGCTTCACACCCCCAACAaatcacaaaaattaaaaatgaaatcatgcTGTTATACCAGTTGGtaacaaacaaatgtaaaaaacaaaacaaacaaagtgaTTTCTTTATTAACCCATTTATAATTCAATCAGGTTGGAGATCgtttatgcagtaaaatgttcagtgtaaaatgggCTCAGATGGCATGTGATCCCAGTTAGAACTGAAATTTTACAGCGCACTCATGCATACTGTGCACTGGGACACAAGCATAAGAGTGCCTGCCTGAATGGTGTGACCAAGACCTGaagttttttctgtttgtatttcattgatttaatCATTTGATGGCTaatctttaatttaatttaaatcatgTTCTGTCTCAtttgctgcgatcactccactggctaccagtcgccgccaggatccggttcaaagccctgacccttgcctacactgctgccaacaggacagcccccatctacttgcaggacatgactcgattctatgtgcctgctcgaccactccgctcagtggcagcagggcgccttgtaacccctcccactcgcccaaagggatcacagagcttctccaccctagctccccagtggtggaacgaactccccgtccctctccgaacctccccctcactacccatcttccgccgtggcctgaagactcatctcttcagactatacctagactaaccaccaccacgctgtatatttcactctttaaaaaaaaaatttaaaaaaacccttttcatgacacttgttacatgttgccccatcccagcactttttggtaatttgtatttgtcctaatactgtagcttattcttctgcctagttggctttgcagaggttaggtcagaatagtgttcactgtgtgaactgtgttcttggctagaaatagctgtacaaaataagtattgtaccttactgaacctgtgtttagcagttgtctatgaccatgaaatgcactttttgtgcatcgctttggataaaagcatctgccaaataaatgtaatgtaatttgagtgtttttccCTCTTTAATTACAACGGATCTTCCCTTCACTCTCTGCCTCATCCCAAATCACACAGTTTTACAGAGGATCCAATAGTACGAACACCAAACCCAGGATAGAGGGGctgagtgaatgtggtctggattccatttttatttcaaccagttaatcttttaaagttcaatatttaatttaatttaactcaTTTTCTGTCGCATTTGAGTGTTTTCCCCTCCCTTTAATTAGAGCTGATCTTCCCTTCACTTGCTGCCTCATCCCAGATCACACAGTTTTACAGAAGATCCAACTCTCCGAACCCTAAACGCAGGATAGAGGGGctgagtgaatgtggtctggactctgtgcaggagggtcattgtgtcagagacgctgtagaaggacagagttccTGCCCTGTGATCCAGGTACACTCCTATTCTGGAGGAAGAGGGGACAGGGATTTCAGTGCACTCAGAATCGTGCCAGAAAGAGTAACTGGAGCCAGAGCGGCATAAACTCCAGGACTTGTTATTCCATTCCAGAGCACTGTCACCACCCCGCCCTTTCCTGCTGATCTCTTTATATGACACTGCTATATAAACCTCATCCCCACTCCACTCAGCCTCACAGTAACAACGTCCAGACagaccctctctgcacagcacttgCTCCCAACagtcaaatctctctggatgatcaggatatggctggATCTGTCCCACCCAGGtcacctctctgttcccctcagacagacggAGGCGTTTATGCACAGTGTTTGGGTCCAGTGTGAGCTGGCAGGAATCTGATGGGGGAGAAGGGAGCTCCTCttacatattttacacttttcacatattttacatatttttatgttttctcaaTCAATGTCTTTTTGTGCACACTTAACTTTTTATCCTTGATCGTATCTTTTCAGTTActtttcacttaattttttaatttcttcaatTCTTCTTGTACTGAATTTTCTATTGCTatgatctttatttttatattaatccATATTGTTTTTGTAACTTTCTTCACACTGCCCTACTGTAGGACATATATTATCATATATGATTCATATGTTTAATACCAGAATGACTACAGCTTAATTTACAGAGATCTGACCGTGAAGAGTACGTATGAGATCCCTAAAGCAAGTCCGTTATGAATATAGAACATTATATAAatcctttctttcttcacatTACCTCAAAATCTCCTCTTGCTTCATTGTTTAATTAAGGTTTAATTCCAGACTCACATTGTAAGAAGTCCTCTCTGGTCCTGGGCTCATTATGGACTTCTTCCACTATAAAGAGAGAGATCAGAAGAAAGCTTCATTTCCAAAAGCTTAATTTTAATTAACTAACTGGTGCTAGTATGGTCAAAAAACTAGAGCACAGAGAACAAGATAGTGGTACAAACCTTAAGCGTAACttctataataataaaaaaactttaaaccttgtgataaaacataaaagtatTTCAGCCGTAATAACCTTTTATAGAAATCTTCACTAATTCCACCTGGCAGACGTCCTCCAGTCGCTCTTTCAGTTCAGAGACAGATTTCCTCACAGCCTCAAAAGAGACGTGTGGACTGACAGTGATGCTGGGTAAGTCTTCAGGTCcaggaggggcacagagagactgacagctctgcaaacagacagacagggaataGTCTCAATACAGATTCTTGTGCAGATGTCAGTAACAGATCTTTGTAAATGAGGAACACTCCTCACCATGTATGTACAATGTACatagtgcagactgtcagagaGCCAGTGAAGTTACCTGGAGGAAGTGGAtgtgatcctctgtgtgtgaaagctgctccagctcagcgtctctcctcctcagctcagcaATCTCCTGCTCCAGTTGCTCCAGGAGTCCTTCAGCCCGACTCACTTCAGCCTTCTCCTGATCTCTGATCAGCTCTTTCACCTCAGAGCGCCTTCTCTCAATGGAGTGGATCAGCTCAGTAAAGATCCTCTCActgtcctccactgctgcctgtgcagagcACTGttaggggagacagagagaggagggctgtACATTTTAACTAGGCCTTTCACTCAGCTCTTACTGGGACCCCAGACAACCTGTTCCCCACAGGGTGGCTCAGTGGGATTGAGCCCCACAGGGCTGGAAAGTGGCCCAACACTGGGCACCTCActggctgactggaggagagccCTGACTGAGCCCTGAAATGGCTCTTCCAGCAGCCAGCTGTTGTCTTCTCCTCTGGTCAGTACCCACCttgagtgactgcacagcctgtcgcagatcctgcagctccttctctctctcctggattcTCTGCTGGAATTTACTCTGTGTCACCCCCAGCTGCTTCTGTGGAAATATTTCCTTTCCTcgttaaaacaatatttattgtatatttactgtatgatgACAACTCAATTGTATCTGCCATTGTAATGTTTGGATTTatcttaaattttatttccatcTTGTTTTTACTGTCccgttgttgttttattttttgtaaattgctgatttgttacattacaggtatttagctgacgctcttattcagagtgactcacacaacttttacattgcatctgtttatatatatatatatatatatatacacacactatatacatgTTAAGGTTGAGTATCTTGCTGaatggtacaatggcagtgtcctacctgggaatcgaaacTGTGGCCTTTACTACTTGTACTACTTGTATATCTACATGTATATCTACACGGCTGTTAACACCAACCCCTCCAGAGTGAGGTCATAGTAGATATCTTAGAAGACCAGTGTTCACTTTCTACTCTGATTCTTACTCTCTCTACTTCATCACTGTGGATCTGAAACCTGAGATCAAGTCCCTGTACAATTTGTGGTAAAAAAGCTTTGACAACCCATTCTCAGAGCAGCTATTAAAATAGTATGATATGTGATAAAGTGAAATGAGTCTTTATAATATGAACCATCTTAAAAAGGTCCAGTCCTTACCTGTTTCTCAGtcctttctgctgcagctgagactGTATCATGGCCTCTGTGTTCATCCATCGTACACAGATAACAGATACACTGCTGATCGGTACGACAGTAAACCTCCAGAATTTTGTCATGATGAGAGCagatcttctcctgcaggtttccAGTGGCTTTGACCAGTTTGTGCTTCTTAAAGGCAGGAGATTCATAGTGAGGCTGGAGGTGACTTTCACAGTAAGAGGCCAGACACACCAGACAGGACTTCACAGCTTTGCGCTTTCTCCCAGTGCAGACATCACACGCCACGTCTCCCGGTCCAGCGTaacagtgagcaggaggagcagcttggAGTCCTGTCTTCTTCAGTTTCTCCACCACTTCAGCCAGCATGGTGTTTTTTCTCAAAACAGGCCTTGGAGTGAAGGTCTGTCTGCACTGGGGACAGCTGTAGGCACCAGTATGATCATCCTGATCCCAGCAGCCCTTAATACAACCCATACAGTAACTGTGTCCGCAAGGAATAGCCACTGGATCCTTCAGTAAATCCAGACAGATCGGGCAGCTGAACTGGTCCTGATCCACTGAGATACTGgcttcagccattttactgctcacactgacagagacagagttaaGTTTCGTTTCTCTGAAACtgcgtgacagagagagtgggagtgacTTCCTGGTTCAgcccacagctgcaggaggtgtgGTGTTAGACTGAGGCCAGGCTGAGCAGAGCAGGCTGAGCAGAGAGTGCAGATTCCTGAGGAAACATTTAATCTTGGGGTCAAAGGGCAGATTTGttgagggactgtgtgtgtattgtgagcAGTGAAACCCTGTATACATGTGCATGGGATGCACTGTGGGGGACATCTGAATCAGAAATGCAGAGATGATCCATATACATAATAtctgcacacagacagcccGCTGGCCAAAGGTGACCAAATCATTTTGGGAAAGAGTGAGTATTATATggaaataaaccaaataaaacagcagagtgGTCTTCAGTTGCATGTTTAGTAGGAAACAGTTCCACCAAAAATaaggtttcattttaaatattaagaaTAATCAGAGAATAACATGTggattatttttctgttattaatttcaataaaaaagaatCTGTAAAGTGCCTTATGTTATTGTccatgtttgattttatttcatgtataATGAAGTATTTTTGTGATCTAGCTCTTtgttaatgtaatgttcagTTATGCGTgttattacaataaaataaataaatatagctgcaagcagcgatgTTGGGGGCCAAGCAACGAGAGTGAGCTTTAGTGCATTGGGGCTACTTTGTCATGGACTGCAAACCTTATCCAAATACCATCCAAACCAACTTTGGTGTGTATTGGATGTAAGGGTACATCTgtaataattatttgcaaattgCTCATTTGAAGTGGTGCTTTTGTGCCACCGACGGTGGAAGTGGCACGGAATTTTACGCACATGACCTGCATGGGTCCCTCTGAAAGGGCCAACTTtcggttctcaacctcagcaaCGGATGTAATGTCACCCCCCTGCAGATATCTATGATTTCGCTCAAAAAGCCAGTTTCCCcattgggctccattcatttttgacaacaaaaataaaatgcttccaCTCAAATACTGATGTTAACTCTGTGCATTAGGAAGAAAAATTACTTATCACTAGAGGTAAATCTTTTTTCCAcacatattaattttttatttattatttattttcgcCTATGTCTGCGCTATCCTCGTTGTACACGTCATGTAGGCATGTGACCaaggacacaactgagcatgtctgttgagcaaaaaaattatatttcctgGTTCTGATGTACTCCCCATAGGTTTTCCCAACCAtgctccccccatcccccttccACACATCTGCAGGAGATTAGCATGCTGAGTTCAggaacgggggaggggggggtgatgtggggTGTCCCAGGTCACATGATTACACAATGCAAACAGGCAGGGGTGAGGGGCATGTCATTGTAAgcagtaaatattatttttctcattgctCTCAACTATCTGTGGGTCTGTAGTTCAGATCTCTGTGGGTCTGTAGTTCAGATCTCAGTGGGTCTGTAGTTCAGATCTCTGTGGGTCTGTAGTTCAGATCTCTGTGGGTCTGTAGTTCAGATCTCAGTGGGTCTGTAGTTCAGATCTCTGTGGGTCTGTAGTTCAGATCTACGTGGGTCTGTAGTTCAGATCTCTGTGGGTCTGTAGTTCAGATCTCTGTGGGTCTGTAGTTCAGGTCTCAGTGGGTCTGTAGTTCAGATCTCTGTGGGTCTGTACTTCAGATCTCAGTGGGTCTGTAGTTCAGATCTCTGTGGGTCTGTAGTTCAGATCTCAGTGGGTCTGTAGTTCAGATCTCTGTGGGTCTGTAGTTCAGATCTCAGTGGGTCTGTAGTTCAGATCTCAATGGGTCTGTAGTTCAGATCTCTGTGGGTCTGTAGTTCAGATCTCTGTGGGTCTGTAGTTCAGATCTCTGGGTTGTAGTCAGATCTCGTGGGTCTGT
This is a stretch of genomic DNA from Anguilla rostrata isolate EN2019 chromosome 4, ASM1855537v3, whole genome shotgun sequence. It encodes these proteins:
- the LOC135254029 gene encoding tripartite motif-containing protein 16-like; amino-acid sequence: MAEASISVDQDQFSCPICLDLLKDPVAIPCGHSYCMGCIKGCWDQDDHTGAYSCPQCRQTFTPRPVLRKNTMLAEVVEKLKKTGLQAAPPAHCYAGPGDVACDVCTGRKRKAVKSCLVCLASYCESHLQPHYESPAFKKHKLVKATGNLQEKICSHHDKILEVYCRTDQQCICYLCTMDEHRGHDTVSAAAERTEKQKQLGVTQSKFQQRIQEREKELQDLRQAVQSLKCSAQAAVEDSERIFTELIHSIERRRSEVKELIRDQEKAEVSRAEGLLEQLEQEIAELRRRDAELEQLSHTEDHIHFLQSCQSLCAPPGPEDLPSITVSPHVSFEAVRKSVSELKERLEDVCQVELVKISIKVEEVHNEPRTREDFLQYSCQLTLDPNTVHKRLRLSEGNREVTWVGQIQPYPDHPERFDCWEQVLCREGLSGRCYCEAEWSGDEVYIAVSYKEISRKGRGGDSALEWNNKSWSLCRSGSSYSFWHDSECTEIPVPSSSRIGVYLDHRAGTLSFYSVSDTMTLLHRVQTTFTQPLYPAFRVRRVGSSVKLCDLG